The following coding sequences are from one Tachysurus vachellii isolate PV-2020 chromosome 7, HZAU_Pvac_v1, whole genome shotgun sequence window:
- the LOC132848032 gene encoding histone H2B, producing MPEPAKTAPKKGSKKAVTKTAGKGGKKRRKTRKESYAIYVYKVLKQVHPDTGISSKAMGIMNSFVNDIFERIAGESSRLAHYNKRSTITSREIQTAVRLLLPGELAKHAVSEGTKAVTKYTSSK from the coding sequence ATGCCTGAACCAGCTAAGACCGCGCCTAAGAAGGGATCCAAGAAAGCCGTGACCAAGACGGCAGGTAAAGGCGGCAAGAAGCGCAGAAAGACCAGGAAGGAGAGTTACGCCATCTACGTGTACAAAGTGCTGAAGCAGGTGCACCCTGATACCGGTATCTCCTCTAAGGCCATGGGCATCATGAACTCGTTCGTCAACGACATTTTTGAGCGCATCGCCGGGGAGTCTTCTCGTCTTGCTCATTACAACAAGCgctccaccatcacctctaGGGAGATCCAGACTGCCGTGCGTCTGTTGCTTCCCGGAGAGTTGGCCAAGCACGCCGTGTCTGAGGGCACAAAGGCCGTCACCAAGTACACCAGCTCCAAGTAA